One Phaeodactylum tricornutum CCAP 1055/1 PHATR_bd_32x35 genomic scaffold, whole genome shotgun sequence genomic window carries:
- a CDS encoding predicted protein, whose amino-acid sequence SVRPRWERKKQEYQSTENRRPLDANVGDRFIPNRASMNIELSKYQMRSSSDISMTDASVSGIAEDQKSVSDAKKDQYTSNLSSALLGVDDPSSSRIISYKEKAPAPKGDTVNNLNILYSASATGPKKKSCTRLVARQIPSAPSRILDAPDLMDDYYLNLLAWSDTNVLAVALGQTVYLWNAGTGDIQELCTFDATPTAHISSVSWVQAGGAHLAVGVSSGATQLWDVESGTQLRSMDGHTDRVGSLAWNRHILTSGSRDTTIVNHDVRVARHSLATLKAHEQEVCGLAWSPDGETLSSGGNDNLLCLWDASTSSASAPRVHITDHQAAVKALAWSPHERNLLATGGGTADRTIKFWNTRSGVLLNSIDTGSQVCALQWNPFEKEILSSHGYARNQLSLWKYPSMTKIKEFEGHTSRVLHMAVSPDGGTVLSAAADETLRFWDIF is encoded by the coding sequence AGCGTGCGTCCACGGTGGGAGCGCAAGAAGCAAGAATACCAGTCGACCGAAAACCGGCGACCACTTGATGCAAATGTTGGAGATCGTTTTATTCCCAATCGTGCAAGCATGAACATAGAGCTTTCAAAATACCAAATGCGGTCTTCTTCTGATATCAGTATGACAGACGCAAGCGTAAGCGGTATTGCTGAGGATCAGAAATCTGTGTCTGACGCTAAGAAAGACCAATACACGTCAAATCTCAGTTCCGCCTTGCTAGGTGTGGACGACCCGAGCTCGAGTCGTATAATAAGctacaaagaaaaagctccCGCTCCAAAGGGCGACACGGTGAACAACTTAAATATCTTGTACTCCGCTTCAGCAACTgggccaaagaaaaagtcctGCACAAGGCTGGTGGCACGACAGATCCCGTCTGCTCCGAGTCGTATTCTTGATGCCCCAGATCTGATGGACGATTACTATCTTAATCTTCTGGCTTGGAGCGACACCAATGTTCTTGCTGTCGCCCTTGGACAGACCGTGTACCTTTGGAATGCGGGTACTGGCGACATTCAAGAGCTTTGTACTTTCGATGCCACTCCAACTGCGCACATCTCCTCTGTATCTTGGGTACAGGCGGGTGGCGCGCACTTGGCGGTGGGTGTGTCATCGGGGGCAACACAACTCTGGGATGTAGAGTCGGGGACCCAGCTTCGATCTATGGATGGACATACGGATAGAGTTGGGTCTTTAGCGTGGAATCGTCACATTTTGACCAGTGGAAGCAGAGACACCACTATTGTCAATCATGATGTTCGTGTGGCACGCCACAGCCTTGCAACTCTGAAAGCGCATGAGCAAGAGGTTTGTGGTCTAGCCTGGAGTCCCGACGGCGAAACTTTGTCCAGCGGTGGTAACGACAACTTACTTTGCCTTTGGGATGCTTCCACCTCCTCGGCATCTGCCCCACGAGTCCATATTACGGATCACCAAGCTGCCGTCAAGGCACTGGCATGGTCTCCCCACGAGCGAAATTTGCTTGCAACTGGGGGCGGTACAGCTGACCGCACGAtcaagttttggaacacGCGTAGTGGGGTCTTGCTCAATTCAATTGATACGGGCTCGCAGGTTTGCGCTTTGCAGTGGAACCCTTTCGAAAAGGAGATTTTGTCGTCTCATGGTTATGCTCGAAATCAGCTTAGCCTTTGGAAATATCCGTCAATGACCAAGATCAAAGAATTCGAAGGCCACACGTCTCGTGTTTTACACATGGCAGTCAGCCCGGATGGTGGAACGGTTTTGTCGGCTGCAGCCGacgaaacgcttcgattTTGGGACATCTTT